A genome region from Ralstonia solanacearum K60 includes the following:
- a CDS encoding sensor domain-containing diguanylate cyclase, protein MGLGGLILLLALGSVLLTMANAMYSSYRTQRDLLIRNALEANRVYAAKLAESTDSAIGVTMQELAYGAGLLAAHMEDPARLTEEAERLRAQTGSLNSVVIVRRDGTVIASSPASLQLKAMRSDWGRRLLETRVPEISKPFTPPTGRLLIFLSHPVIDGQGHLLGYVGGTIYLNEKNLLHTIFVHHYYRDGSYVYVVDRDGTVIYHPISGNVGDMSRANPAVAEVMKGLAGAQRLENLHGVDMLAGYAPVASTGWGIVVQKPTETTLRDLNGLMLVTLSHSVPFFVLSIVFIWWFARSISRPLVELANEARLVATPERLERIKTVSSWYIEAHRLKRALLRGTRLTSARLARLDHEALTDPLTGLYNRRGVANALRLLAGPHRPFSAVMLDVDHFKRINDRDGHDVGDQVLKHIAALIREQARHDDIAGRIGGEEFILLLPDATPEGAFKTAERLRRAVEARPNPTGRVVTVSLGVAHYPRASEEVDAVLKLSDLALYQAKRSGRNRTVLYQAERAEDSDAMEGAPRARAEGG, encoded by the coding sequence ATGGGGCTGGGCGGATTGATTCTGCTGCTGGCCCTGGGCTCGGTGCTGCTGACCATGGCCAATGCCATGTATTCCAGCTATCGCACGCAGCGCGATCTGCTGATCCGGAATGCTCTGGAAGCCAACCGCGTCTATGCGGCCAAGCTGGCCGAGTCGACCGATTCGGCCATCGGCGTCACGATGCAGGAGCTGGCCTATGGTGCGGGCCTGCTGGCCGCGCACATGGAGGACCCCGCGCGGTTGACGGAAGAAGCCGAGCGGCTGCGCGCGCAGACGGGCAGCCTCAACTCGGTCGTCATCGTGCGCCGTGACGGGACGGTCATCGCGTCTTCGCCGGCCAGCCTGCAATTGAAGGCCATGCGCAGCGACTGGGGGCGGCGACTGCTCGAGACCCGCGTTCCCGAGATCAGCAAGCCGTTCACGCCGCCGACGGGGCGGTTGCTCATCTTCCTGTCCCATCCAGTGATCGACGGCCAGGGCCATCTGCTGGGCTATGTCGGCGGCACGATCTATCTGAACGAGAAGAATCTCCTCCACACGATTTTTGTCCATCACTACTATCGCGACGGCTCCTATGTCTATGTGGTCGATCGCGATGGGACAGTCATCTACCATCCGATCAGCGGCAATGTCGGCGACATGAGCCGCGCGAATCCGGCGGTGGCCGAGGTGATGAAGGGGCTTGCGGGGGCCCAGCGCCTCGAGAACCTGCACGGGGTCGACATGCTCGCCGGCTATGCGCCGGTCGCGTCGACGGGGTGGGGCATCGTGGTCCAGAAGCCCACCGAGACGACGCTGCGCGATCTCAATGGCCTGATGCTGGTGACGTTGTCGCACAGCGTTCCCTTCTTCGTGCTGTCGATCGTCTTCATCTGGTGGTTTGCCCGGTCGATTTCCCGTCCGCTCGTGGAGCTGGCCAACGAGGCCCGGCTGGTGGCGACACCGGAGCGCCTGGAGCGGATCAAGACCGTATCCTCGTGGTACATCGAGGCGCATCGCCTCAAGCGCGCGCTGCTGCGCGGGACGCGCCTGACCAGCGCCCGTCTGGCCAGGCTCGACCATGAGGCGCTGACCGATCCCCTGACCGGCCTGTACAACCGCCGGGGCGTGGCGAATGCGCTGCGCTTGCTCGCCGGGCCGCATCGGCCGTTTTCGGCCGTCATGCTGGACGTCGATCACTTCAAGCGGATCAACGACAGGGACGGGCACGATGTCGGAGACCAGGTGCTCAAGCACATTGCCGCGCTGATCCGGGAGCAGGCCAGGCATGACGACATCGCGGGCCGCATCGGCGGGGAAGAGTTCATCCTCCTGCTGCCCGATGCCACGCCGGAGGGCGCCTTCAAGACGGCCGAGCGCCTGCGCCGGGCCGTGGAGGCGCGGCCGAATCCGACCGGGCGAGTGGTGACGGTTTCGCTTGGCGTGGCGCACTATCCGCGCGCTTCGGAGGAGGTCGATGCCGTCCTGAAGCTGTCCGATCTCGCGCTCTATCAGGCCAAGCGCAGCGGGCGCAACCGGACGGTGCTCTACCAGGCGGAGCGCGCGGAAGACTCCGACGCAATGGAGGGGGCCCCGCGGGCACGGGCTGAAGGCGGTTGA
- a CDS encoding response regulator transcription factor, with translation MLIAVVHPNIEEAAWMMRALRTEGYSAAHYANTREFLRSIKRDSHDLVMISDTASHVALSKLPMLIRARLQQHTPLLLVGHNHDEDAVAAGLGAGADGYIALPISSALFAARVAALLRRVYPIRAARQTFMVGPYELNQREYRIKLHGADIPLSHTEARLAIFLFCNIGRVLSRSHLFALVWRRESLDLTRTIDRYVSRLRAKLELHPGNGMRIRAIYSMGYRLELAQEMGCQPLIRAAS, from the coding sequence ATGCTGATTGCCGTTGTCCACCCGAATATTGAAGAAGCGGCATGGATGATGCGCGCCCTGCGCACCGAAGGCTACAGCGCAGCCCATTATGCCAATACCAGGGAATTTCTCAGGAGCATCAAGCGGGATTCGCACGATCTCGTGATGATCTCGGATACCGCCTCCCACGTCGCACTGAGCAAGCTCCCGATGCTGATCCGCGCCCGCCTGCAACAGCACACGCCGCTGCTGCTCGTCGGACACAATCACGACGAGGACGCCGTTGCCGCCGGCCTGGGTGCCGGCGCGGATGGCTATATCGCGCTGCCGATCAGTTCGGCATTGTTTGCCGCGCGGGTCGCCGCGCTGCTGCGACGCGTCTACCCGATCCGCGCGGCGAGACAGACCTTCATGGTCGGTCCCTATGAACTCAATCAGCGTGAATACAGGATTAAATTGCACGGGGCCGATATTCCCCTGAGCCACACCGAGGCTCGCCTGGCCATCTTTCTCTTTTGCAATATCGGCCGCGTCCTGTCCAGGAGCCATTTGTTTGCGCTCGTCTGGCGACGGGAGTCTCTGGACCTGACGCGCACGATCGACCGCTACGTGTCGCGGCTGCGCGCCAAGCTGGAACTGCATCCAGGCAATGGCATGCGCATCCGGGCCATCTACAGCATGGGGTATCGGCTCGAACTCGCGCAGGAGATGGGCTGCCAGCCCCTGATCAGGGCCGCCTCCTGA
- a CDS encoding DUF7696 family protein, translating into MTDHTFRDAEIVRAIDTELLRRRQQFEGQPVAWSILCEAAHVATLSERARIAFIEHAAADRGADIALRLLLKAEAIRDSVVRSLRAALSQEEEEEPQESVERLAVLH; encoded by the coding sequence ATGACCGACCACACCTTCCGAGACGCCGAGATCGTCCGCGCCATCGATACCGAACTGCTGCGCCGCCGCCAGCAGTTCGAGGGGCAGCCCGTCGCGTGGAGCATCCTGTGCGAAGCCGCCCACGTGGCGACGCTGAGCGAGCGCGCGCGGATCGCCTTCATCGAGCACGCGGCAGCGGACCGGGGCGCGGATATCGCCCTGCGGCTGCTGCTGAAGGCGGAAGCGATCCGGGACTCAGTGGTGCGGTCGTTGCGGGCAGCCCTGTCGCAGGAGGAGGAAGAGGAGCCGCAGGAATCGGTGGAGCGGCTCGCGGTGCTGCATTGA
- a CDS encoding (2Fe-2S)-binding protein gives MDLDVNRRPVKVECDPATPLLWVLRDHLNLTGTKFGCGVAACGACTVHVDGAAARSCVLPVAVVAGKHITTIEGLAGAPGQRHVLQQAWIDEQVPQCGYCQSGMLMAAADLLARQLDPSDAAIDAAITNLCRCGTYPRVRTAIKRAAKALRELHA, from the coding sequence ATGGACCTGGATGTCAACCGCCGGCCGGTCAAGGTCGAGTGCGACCCGGCCACGCCGCTGCTGTGGGTGCTGCGGGACCACCTGAACCTCACCGGCACGAAGTTCGGCTGTGGCGTGGCCGCCTGCGGGGCGTGCACCGTGCACGTGGACGGTGCGGCGGCGCGGTCGTGCGTGCTGCCGGTGGCGGTGGTGGCCGGCAAGCACATCACGACCATCGAGGGCCTGGCCGGGGCGCCCGGCCAGCGCCATGTGCTGCAGCAGGCCTGGATCGACGAGCAGGTGCCGCAGTGCGGCTATTGCCAGTCGGGCATGTTGATGGCCGCGGCGGACCTGCTGGCCAGGCAGCTCGATCCCAGCGATGCAGCCATCGATGCAGCCATCACCAACCTGTGCCGCTGCGGCACGTACCCGCGCGTGCGGACCGCCATCAAACGTGCCGCGAAGGCACTGCGGGAGCTTCACGCATGA
- a CDS encoding xanthine dehydrogenase family protein molybdopterin-binding subunit codes for MSANATVPRRGRRRFLLGALGLGGALVVGWGVLPPRSRLGDATDFPAQAGEVALNGWIKITPQGDVVLAMPRVEMGQGIHTALSMLAAEELDIPLARVSVESAPIERLYGNIIAVADNSLPLHPDDADKVWARALRWIMAKSAREIGLVITGGSSSVADAWQPVREAAATARAMLMEAAARAWSVPAAQVSVRDGQLIGPDGQRADFGAVAQRARDIAPPAQVTLKPASQYRLVGQPAPRNDVASKTDGSARFAIDVRPPGMLYAAVAMCPVFGGRLKAFDAKAAQGMPGVRYVVPFDGAAGGAPGVAVVADHYWQARQAVAKLEPEWDPGPHAALDSAGIRRQIAAALDSDKGGFTYRSTGDGLKAFDGAPGAMVVEAEYSVPYLAHAALEPVNCTAQVTRDRVQLWAPTQVGTLAQLIAARAAGVSRDQVHIDVPLIGGGFGRRLDSDFVGQAVAIATRTEGRPVQVIWTREDDIRHDFYRPQAIARLKARVEHGKVMALASRSAGQSILAVELDRLVGAPSAGIDRYTVEGLFDLPYEIAHEHIAHLAIDLPVPVGFWRSVGHSYTAFFLEGFLNEVAAAAGLDPLAMRRDLLKAHPRERTVLDTAARAAGWGQPLASAADGAPRARGLALHGCFGSVVAQVVEVSLKDGKPRVHRVVCAVDCGTVVNPGIVAQQVESGVVFGLGAALYGQIEIKDGQVVQSNYPDYPVLGMAETPVIETHLVPSTAAPGGVGEIAVPPIAPAVAHAVAQLTGKPVRQLPMA; via the coding sequence ATGAGCGCCAACGCAACGGTGCCGCGCCGCGGACGGCGCCGGTTCCTGCTGGGCGCGCTTGGCCTCGGCGGGGCGCTGGTGGTGGGCTGGGGCGTGCTGCCGCCGCGCAGCCGCTTGGGCGATGCGACGGACTTTCCCGCGCAGGCCGGCGAGGTGGCGCTCAACGGCTGGATCAAGATCACGCCGCAGGGTGATGTCGTGCTCGCCATGCCGCGCGTGGAGATGGGGCAGGGCATCCACACCGCGCTGTCGATGCTGGCGGCGGAGGAACTCGATATCCCGCTCGCGCGGGTCAGCGTGGAGAGCGCGCCCATCGAGCGCCTCTACGGCAACATCATCGCCGTGGCCGACAATTCGCTGCCGCTGCATCCGGACGACGCGGACAAGGTCTGGGCCCGCGCGCTGCGCTGGATCATGGCCAAGAGCGCGCGCGAGATCGGGCTGGTCATCACCGGCGGCAGCAGCAGCGTGGCCGATGCCTGGCAGCCGGTGCGCGAGGCGGCCGCCACAGCGCGCGCCATGCTGATGGAAGCCGCGGCGCGCGCATGGAGTGTGCCGGCGGCGCAGGTGAGCGTGCGCGACGGTCAGTTGATCGGCCCGGACGGCCAGCGGGCCGACTTTGGCGCGGTGGCACAGCGGGCGCGCGACATCGCGCCGCCCGCGCAGGTCACGCTCAAGCCGGCGTCGCAATACCGGCTGGTCGGCCAACCGGCGCCGCGCAACGACGTGGCCAGCAAGACCGACGGCAGCGCGCGCTTTGCCATCGATGTCCGCCCGCCCGGGATGCTGTACGCGGCGGTGGCGATGTGCCCGGTGTTCGGCGGCCGGCTCAAGGCCTTCGACGCGAAGGCGGCGCAGGGCATGCCCGGGGTGCGTTACGTGGTGCCGTTCGATGGCGCGGCGGGCGGCGCGCCCGGTGTGGCGGTCGTCGCCGACCACTACTGGCAGGCGCGCCAGGCCGTGGCGAAGCTTGAGCCGGAATGGGACCCCGGACCGCATGCCGCGCTCGATTCCGCCGGCATCCGTCGGCAGATCGCCGCGGCGCTCGACAGCGACAAGGGCGGTTTCACCTACCGGTCGACGGGCGATGGCCTGAAGGCGTTCGACGGCGCGCCCGGTGCGATGGTCGTCGAGGCGGAGTACAGCGTGCCGTACCTCGCGCATGCGGCGCTGGAGCCGGTCAACTGCACGGCGCAGGTGACCCGGGACCGCGTGCAGCTATGGGCGCCGACGCAGGTCGGCACACTGGCGCAACTGATCGCGGCGCGCGCGGCGGGCGTGAGCCGCGACCAGGTGCACATCGACGTGCCGCTGATCGGCGGCGGCTTTGGGCGACGGCTCGACTCGGACTTCGTCGGTCAGGCCGTGGCCATCGCCACCCGCACCGAGGGTCGGCCGGTGCAGGTGATCTGGACCCGCGAGGACGACATCCGCCACGATTTCTACCGCCCGCAGGCCATCGCCCGGCTGAAGGCGCGCGTCGAGCACGGCAAGGTGATGGCGCTCGCCTCGCGCAGTGCCGGCCAATCGATTCTGGCGGTCGAGCTCGACCGGCTGGTCGGCGCGCCCTCGGCCGGTATCGATCGCTATACGGTGGAAGGACTGTTCGACCTGCCATACGAGATTGCGCACGAACACATCGCCCACCTGGCGATCGACCTGCCGGTGCCGGTGGGGTTCTGGCGTAGCGTCGGTCATTCCTACACGGCGTTCTTCCTGGAAGGCTTTCTCAACGAGGTGGCGGCGGCCGCCGGGCTGGATCCGCTGGCGATGCGGCGCGACCTGCTCAAGGCGCATCCGCGCGAGCGCACGGTGCTCGACACGGCGGCGCGGGCGGCGGGGTGGGGCCAGCCCCTGGCGAGCGCGGCCGACGGGGCGCCGCGGGCACGCGGGCTGGCGCTGCACGGCTGCTTCGGTTCGGTGGTGGCGCAGGTGGTGGAGGTCTCGCTCAAGGACGGCAAGCCCCGCGTCCATCGCGTGGTGTGCGCAGTGGACTGCGGCACGGTCGTCAACCCGGGCATCGTCGCGCAGCAGGTGGAGAGCGGGGTCGTCTTCGGCCTGGGGGCGGCGCTTTACGGGCAGATCGAGATCAAGGACGGGCAGGTCGTGCAGTCCAACTACCCGGATTATCCCGTGCTCGGGATGGCCGAGACGCCGGTCATCGAAACCCATCTCGTGCCCAGCACGGCGGCGCCCGGCGGCGTGGGCGAGATCGCCGTGCCGCCGATCGCGCCGGCGGTGGCGCATGCCGTGGCGCAGCTCACCGGCAAGCCGGTGCGGCAGTTGCCGATGGCGTGA
- a CDS encoding peroxidase-related enzyme: MTEPLRTHGFTNEPLEWTAWLDVVDLGRATPGQIAVLEESHPKAKTSDYYRFLVHQPEILRQRSAAFNAIMYAPGGLSRAQRELASTVVSRVNGCVYCASVHAQRFEQLAKRNDVIRQVFEDPRTAGTDARERAIVQCSIDLTLRPGDVRAEDLQPLQAAGLTDAEILDLIHAVAIFAWANRLMLNLGEPVFPDEAA, encoded by the coding sequence ATGACCGAGCCCCTGCGCACCCACGGCTTCACCAACGAACCGCTGGAATGGACGGCCTGGCTGGACGTGGTCGACCTCGGCCGCGCCACGCCCGGGCAGATCGCCGTGCTGGAAGAAAGCCACCCGAAGGCCAAGACCTCCGACTATTACCGCTTCCTGGTGCACCAGCCGGAGATCCTGCGCCAGCGCTCGGCGGCCTTCAACGCCATCATGTATGCGCCCGGCGGCCTGTCGCGCGCGCAACGCGAGCTGGCCAGCACCGTGGTGTCGCGCGTCAACGGCTGCGTGTACTGCGCCTCCGTCCACGCTCAGCGCTTCGAGCAGCTCGCCAAGCGCAACGACGTCATCCGCCAGGTCTTCGAAGATCCGCGCACGGCCGGCACCGACGCGCGCGAGCGGGCCATCGTCCAATGCTCGATCGACCTGACGCTGCGCCCCGGCGACGTGCGCGCCGAAGACCTGCAGCCGCTCCAGGCGGCCGGCCTGACCGATGCCGAGATCCTCGACCTGATCCACGCCGTCGCCATCTTCGCGTGGGCGAACCGGCTGATGCTGAACCTGGGCGAACCGGTGTTCCCGGACGAAGCCGCATAG
- a CDS encoding acyl-CoA thioesterase/BAAT N-terminal domain-containing protein, producing MAAPSPFALGVAPADDLIDVPRRIVVTGLAPGARVGIVAQTRRGNAMLWHSRAAFIADADGTVDLPRDAPVGGDYTGVDPMGLVWSQRPEDGKAREVFPPSATEPLTTTLTATAQGASVHASFVQRLAAPGVTRQEVREEGLVGTLYLPDPYAHPGPRPAVMVLNGSGGGINEPRAALYASHGYAAFALAYFKAPGLSDYISNTPLDYFERGLAWLRRRVRPLHDFVAVSGQSRGGELALLLGATFPEAVSAVIGYVPGAVVHSAQNAADPAIGREGPTWLYRGQPLPHLWEGNRTATWAPFDEGEPPHRHERAIRTALRDAQAVERARIRVERMRGPVLLLSATDDGSWPSSDYARMVTARLAEVRHPYPVVHHDFADAGHAIVFPYVPTTQLVYAHPVSGRISTGGGTPRANARADRQSWAAVRRFLAEAVAARGPSVTASRSLSAMQSSPADDVVDRAAGLADGSATHTLRHARDKVAVATQGSHDALFDAALPGLTLGERLLVARYACRLTPAPELGAHYGARLADTPVDAAALQAVQHGDPATLSDARLRAILTFTRTLIERPIDGDRDALLRLPAAGLSTPDVVTLSQLIAFLSYQTRLVAGLRALREASQVQSQTRPADPSAASTETAA from the coding sequence ATGGCCGCCCCGTCCCCCTTTGCGCTCGGCGTCGCGCCGGCCGACGACCTGATCGACGTGCCGCGCCGCATCGTCGTGACGGGGCTGGCGCCCGGCGCGCGGGTCGGCATCGTCGCGCAGACGCGGCGGGGCAACGCCATGCTGTGGCACAGCCGCGCCGCCTTCATCGCCGATGCCGACGGCACCGTCGATCTGCCGCGCGATGCGCCGGTCGGCGGCGACTACACCGGCGTCGACCCGATGGGCCTGGTCTGGAGCCAGCGCCCGGAGGACGGCAAGGCGCGCGAGGTCTTTCCGCCGTCCGCGACCGAGCCGCTGACCACCACACTGACGGCGACCGCGCAGGGCGCCTCGGTCCACGCAAGCTTCGTGCAGCGGCTGGCCGCGCCGGGCGTGACGCGCCAGGAGGTCCGCGAGGAAGGGCTGGTCGGGACGCTCTACCTGCCGGACCCGTACGCCCACCCCGGCCCGCGCCCGGCGGTGATGGTGCTCAACGGCTCCGGCGGCGGCATCAACGAGCCGCGCGCGGCGCTGTATGCCTCGCACGGATACGCCGCCTTCGCGCTGGCGTACTTCAAGGCGCCGGGGCTGTCGGACTACATCTCCAATACGCCGCTGGACTATTTTGAGCGCGGCCTGGCCTGGCTGCGCCGGCGCGTGCGGCCGCTGCACGATTTCGTGGCCGTGAGCGGCCAGTCGCGCGGCGGCGAGCTGGCGCTGCTGCTCGGAGCGACGTTTCCCGAAGCCGTGTCCGCGGTGATCGGCTATGTGCCGGGGGCGGTGGTGCACAGCGCGCAGAATGCCGCCGATCCGGCCATCGGCCGCGAAGGCCCGACCTGGCTGTATCGCGGCCAGCCGCTGCCGCACCTGTGGGAAGGCAACCGCACCGCGACCTGGGCCCCGTTCGACGAAGGCGAGCCGCCGCACCGGCACGAACGCGCGATCCGCACGGCGCTGCGGGATGCGCAGGCCGTCGAGCGTGCCCGCATCCGCGTCGAACGCATGCGCGGGCCGGTGCTGCTGCTCTCCGCCACCGACGACGGCTCGTGGCCGTCGAGCGACTACGCGCGCATGGTCACCGCCAGGCTGGCCGAGGTGCGCCACCCGTATCCGGTCGTCCACCACGATTTTGCCGATGCCGGCCACGCCATCGTCTTTCCCTATGTGCCGACCACGCAACTGGTCTATGCGCACCCGGTGTCGGGCCGCATCAGCACCGGCGGCGGCACACCGCGCGCCAATGCGCGCGCGGACCGGCAATCCTGGGCCGCCGTGCGCCGCTTCCTGGCCGAGGCGGTGGCCGCGCGTGGCCCATCCGTTACCGCCTCACGGAGTCTCTCAGCAATGCAATCCTCTCCCGCCGACGATGTCGTCGACCGGGCCGCCGGCCTGGCCGACGGCAGCGCCACCCACACGCTGCGCCACGCGCGCGACAAGGTCGCCGTCGCCACGCAAGGCAGCCATGACGCGCTGTTCGACGCCGCCCTGCCCGGCCTGACGCTGGGCGAGCGCCTGCTGGTCGCACGGTACGCCTGCCGCCTGACGCCCGCGCCCGAACTGGGCGCGCACTATGGCGCCCGGCTGGCCGACACGCCGGTCGACGCGGCCGCGTTGCAGGCGGTCCAGCACGGCGATCCGGCCACGCTGTCCGATGCGCGCCTGCGCGCCATCCTCACCTTCACGCGCACGCTGATCGAACGCCCGATCGACGGCGACCGCGATGCCCTGCTGCGCCTGCCCGCCGCCGGCCTGAGCACGCCCGACGTGGTGACGCTGTCGCAACTGATCGCCTTCCTGTCGTACCAGACGCGGCTGGTGGCCGGCCTGCGCGCGCTGCGCGAAGCCAGCCAGGTCCAGAGCCAAACCCGCCCGGCCGACCCGTCCGCCGCCTCCACGGAGACCGCAGCATGA
- a CDS encoding ABC transporter substrate-binding protein: protein MKRLLASSLAIALLAAAGAAGAQTLSIGFADPLSSLDPQLNNHAGDRSVDVHFWDLLVQNRWNKLQPGLALSWKPLDPKTWEFKLRPGVKWHDGKPFTADDVIFSYQRARSVPGSVATFAGYLRTVESVSAKDPLTLIVKTSIPNPDLPLNLASVHIVSKHVGEKSATEDYNAGRAVVGTGPFKFVSYTPGDRVVMARNDAYWDGKSPWEKVNYRYINNAAARTANLLSGEVDVIDKVSVADLARLRQSPSVMVYAYPGLRVMLLQPSFRPGPNEYLTGNDGKPLPNNPLLDVRVRRALSLAIDRKTIVDRILQGAATVANQWMPADTFGYNPDVKDIPYDPAQAKKLLAEAGFPQGFNLVMHVPNDRYPQGPETAQAVAQFWTRIGVKAKVEVVPWSVYAGHANKNDYAMSMLAWGNGTGEASYALVNVLASVDTRKGLGASNWGHYSNQAVDHALDASTEEFNTEKRAAILRHSVKLVSDDVGVLPLYHYQNVWAAKKGLKVMPMTSDRTAAMMVTKDGK, encoded by the coding sequence GTGAAACGCCTCCTTGCCTCGTCGCTTGCCATCGCCCTGCTGGCCGCCGCTGGCGCTGCCGGTGCCCAGACGCTCAGCATCGGCTTTGCCGATCCGCTGTCGTCGCTCGACCCGCAGCTCAACAACCACGCCGGCGACCGCTCGGTCGACGTGCATTTCTGGGACCTGCTGGTCCAGAACAGGTGGAACAAGCTGCAGCCCGGCCTGGCGCTGTCGTGGAAGCCGCTGGACCCGAAGACGTGGGAATTCAAGCTGCGCCCCGGCGTGAAATGGCACGACGGCAAACCCTTCACCGCCGACGACGTCATCTTCTCGTACCAGCGCGCGCGCAGCGTGCCGGGCAGTGTGGCGACCTTCGCGGGCTACCTGCGCACGGTCGAATCGGTGAGCGCCAAGGATCCGCTCACGCTCATCGTCAAGACCAGCATTCCCAACCCCGACCTGCCCCTGAACCTGGCCTCGGTGCACATCGTCAGCAAGCACGTCGGCGAAAAATCGGCCACCGAGGACTACAACGCCGGGCGCGCCGTGGTCGGCACCGGTCCGTTCAAGTTCGTCTCGTACACGCCGGGCGACCGCGTGGTGATGGCGCGCAACGACGCCTACTGGGACGGCAAGTCGCCGTGGGAGAAGGTCAACTACCGCTACATCAACAATGCCGCCGCGCGCACCGCCAACCTGCTGTCGGGCGAGGTGGACGTGATCGACAAGGTCTCGGTGGCCGACCTCGCGCGGCTGCGCCAGTCGCCCAGCGTGATGGTGTACGCCTACCCCGGCCTGCGCGTGATGCTGCTGCAACCGAGCTTCCGCCCGGGCCCGAACGAATACCTCACCGGCAACGACGGCAAGCCGCTGCCGAACAACCCGCTGCTGGACGTGCGCGTGCGCCGCGCGCTGTCGCTGGCGATCGACCGCAAGACCATCGTCGACCGCATCCTGCAGGGCGCGGCCACCGTCGCCAACCAGTGGATGCCGGCCGACACCTTCGGCTACAACCCCGACGTGAAGGACATCCCCTACGACCCGGCGCAAGCGAAGAAGCTGCTGGCCGAGGCCGGCTTTCCGCAGGGCTTCAACCTGGTGATGCACGTGCCGAACGACCGCTACCCGCAGGGTCCGGAAACGGCGCAGGCGGTGGCGCAGTTCTGGACGCGCATCGGCGTGAAAGCCAAGGTGGAAGTGGTGCCCTGGTCGGTCTATGCCGGCCACGCCAACAAGAACGACTATGCGATGAGCATGCTGGCCTGGGGCAACGGTACGGGCGAGGCCAGCTACGCGCTGGTCAACGTGCTGGCCTCGGTCGACACCAGGAAGGGCCTGGGCGCCTCCAACTGGGGCCACTACAGCAACCAGGCGGTGGACCACGCGCTGGACGCCTCCACCGAGGAGTTCAACACCGAGAAGCGCGCCGCCATCCTGCGCCACTCGGTCAAGCTGGTCTCCGACGACGTGGGCGTGCTGCCGCTGTACCACTACCAGAACGTCTGGGCCGCCAAGAAGGGGCTGAAGGTGATGCCGATGACCAGCGACCGCACCGCGGCCATGATGGTCACGAAGGACGGCAAGTAA
- a CDS encoding ABC transporter ATP-binding protein, giving the protein MSAPLVELKQVSKRFGERKAGAGERLLQRLGLARAPAVVRAVDGIDLAIRPGEVVGLVGESGCGKSTLGRIAAGLLPPSAGEVRVDGRPVDRLTAHEARDTRLKIQMIFQDPYASLNPRLRVEDIIGEAARVHGLTDRAGFADYVAAQMQRAGLDPALRDRYPHQFSGGQRQRIGIARALAVQPSMLVCDEAVAALDVSIQAQILNLFMDLREQLNLTYLFISHDLGVVEHLSDRVVIMYLGRVVESAPAQEVFRRPNHPYTQTLLAEIPRLSARHKTFTAVQGEMPSPLAPPTGCHFHPRCPHAMPRCRTEAPTLRGIAVNHVSACHLNDLQ; this is encoded by the coding sequence GGTCAGCAAGCGCTTCGGCGAGCGCAAAGCCGGCGCGGGCGAACGCCTGCTGCAGCGCCTCGGCCTCGCGCGGGCGCCCGCCGTGGTGCGCGCGGTGGATGGCATCGACCTGGCGATCCGGCCGGGCGAAGTGGTCGGCCTGGTCGGCGAATCGGGCTGCGGCAAGTCGACGCTCGGCCGCATCGCGGCGGGGCTGCTGCCGCCTTCGGCGGGCGAGGTGCGCGTCGACGGCAGGCCGGTCGACAGACTGACCGCCCACGAAGCGCGCGATACCCGGCTGAAGATCCAGATGATCTTCCAGGACCCGTACGCCAGCCTCAACCCGCGCCTGCGCGTCGAAGACATCATCGGCGAGGCGGCGCGCGTGCACGGCCTGACCGACCGCGCCGGCTTTGCCGATTACGTGGCCGCGCAGATGCAGCGCGCCGGCCTCGACCCGGCCCTGCGCGACCGCTATCCGCACCAGTTCAGCGGCGGCCAGCGGCAGCGCATCGGCATTGCCCGCGCGCTGGCGGTGCAGCCGTCGATGCTGGTGTGCGACGAAGCGGTGGCGGCGCTGGACGTGTCGATCCAGGCGCAGATCCTGAACCTGTTCATGGACCTGCGCGAACAGTTGAACCTGACCTATCTCTTCATCAGCCACGACCTCGGCGTGGTGGAACACCTGTCGGACCGCGTGGTCATCATGTACCTGGGCCGCGTGGTGGAATCCGCGCCGGCGCAGGAGGTCTTCCGCCGCCCCAACCATCCGTACACGCAGACGCTGCTGGCGGAGATTCCGCGCCTGTCGGCCCGGCACAAGACCTTCACCGCCGTCCAGGGCGAGATGCCGAGTCCGCTGGCCCCGCCCACCGGCTGCCATTTCCACCCGCGCTGCCCGCACGCGATGCCGCGCTGCCGGACCGAAGCGCCGACCCTGCGCGGCATCGCCGTCAACCATGTCAGCGCGTGCCATCTGAACGATCTTCAGTAA